The proteins below are encoded in one region of Oncorhynchus tshawytscha isolate Ot180627B unplaced genomic scaffold, Otsh_v2.0 Un_contig_2039_pilon_pilon, whole genome shotgun sequence:
- the LOC112256970 gene encoding heat shock factor-binding protein 1-like — protein MSEIQDPKSVQDLTGVVQTLLQQMQDKFQTMSDQIIGRIDEMSGRIDDLEKNIGDLMTQAGVEEMEAENKVKEEQGSA, from the exons ATGTCAGAGATCCAGGATCCGAAATCTGTACAGGACCTGACTGGGGTG GTCCAGACATTGCTGCAGCAGATGCAGGATAAATTCCAGACCATGTCAGACCAGATCATTGGAAGAA TCGATGAGATGAGTGGCCGCATCGATGACCTGGAGAAGAACATTGGTGACCTGATGACCCAGGCTGGCGTGGAGGAGATGGAGGCGGAGAACAAGGTCAAGGAGGAACAGGGCTCTGCTTAA
- the LOC121844643 gene encoding solute carrier family 66 member 2-like gives MDNRLGLGDEEEGDVGTLWHSLDWLTSCVMVVGGALPYASQYQQILRTKNTDGFSTRVCLVLLVANILRILFWFGKQFEVTLLLQSVVMILTMLVMLNLCCSVQNTNRISTKQHHITGNSNHIAPVE, from the exons ATGGACAACAGACTGGGTCTGGgtgatgaagaggagggagaTGTGGGGACCCTGTGGCACTCTTTGGACTGGCTGACGTCCTGTGTGATGGTGGTTGGAGGGGCTCTGCCCTACGCCTCACAGTACCAGCAGATCCTTCGGACCAAGAACACAGACGGCTTCTCTACACGCGTCTGCCTGGTTCTGCTGGTTGCTAACATCCTCCGCATCCTCTTCTG GTTTGGGAAGCAGTTTGAGGTGACTCTGCTCCTGCAGAGTGTGGTGATGATTCTCACCATGCTGGTGATGCTCAACCTCTGCTGCTCTGTACAGAACACCAACCGTATCAGCACCAAACAGCACCACATCACAGGTAACAGCAACCATATAGCACCCGTAGAATAA